A region from the Solibacillus sp. FSL H8-0523 genome encodes:
- the pduL gene encoding phosphate propanoyltransferase, translated as MDEQLIRTIVEQVLSQMQPTKPTQAPPGKIPIAVSARHVHLSEEHVKLLFGENYTLTSKAPLSQPNQFASQEQVTLVGPKATLHQVRVLGPARSLSQVEISMTDARTLGIDAPLRYSGDTSDSAPITLIGPKGSLYLKEGCIIAAAHIHMNEQDAKALHVVDGQFVNVQTCSVRPLVFQQVKVRVSSRFQLEMHIDTDEGNAAHIQGNGYGELVTAGVHKAPAELPPQQVQQLVPPKQTAVMTKKLITEQDIKELRQQELVIKKRTMMTALAQDMARKKGITIVRQ; from the coding sequence ATGGATGAACAATTGATTCGTACGATTGTTGAACAGGTGCTTAGTCAAATGCAACCGACAAAACCTACACAAGCACCGCCTGGTAAAATCCCGATTGCGGTGTCTGCGCGCCATGTGCATTTAAGTGAGGAGCATGTCAAATTGTTGTTCGGCGAAAACTATACGTTAACGTCGAAAGCCCCACTTTCACAGCCGAATCAATTTGCCTCACAAGAACAGGTGACGCTTGTTGGACCGAAAGCCACGCTTCATCAAGTGCGCGTGCTTGGCCCAGCAAGAAGCTTGTCGCAAGTGGAAATTAGCATGACCGATGCGAGGACACTTGGAATTGATGCCCCGCTTCGCTATTCAGGCGATACGAGTGACTCGGCACCCATTACATTGATTGGACCAAAAGGGAGCCTGTATTTAAAAGAAGGCTGTATCATTGCGGCTGCACATATTCATATGAATGAACAGGACGCAAAAGCACTGCATGTTGTCGATGGCCAGTTTGTGAATGTTCAAACCTGCAGTGTGAGGCCCCTTGTATTTCAACAGGTTAAGGTGCGGGTGTCGAGTCGTTTTCAATTAGAAATGCATATTGATACCGATGAAGGCAATGCGGCACATATTCAAGGAAATGGTTATGGAGAGCTTGTGACAGCGGGTGTTCATAAAGCACCAGCTGAACTGCCACCACAACAGGTGCAGCAGCTTGTCCCACCTAAGCAAACAGCCGTCATGACAAAAAAGTTAATTACGGAGCAGGATATAAAAGAACTGCGTCAGCAAGAATTGGTTATCAAAAAACGCACGATGATGACCGCACTCGCACAAGATATGGCACGTAAAAAAGGTATTACAATTGTACGGCAATAG
- a CDS encoding aldehyde dehydrogenase family protein yields MVIHLFGTEQENNSSPQQEVDAKVQLALEAQKIYETYSQQQVDRIVKAIADATYAKSLELAQLAVQETGMGVVAHKKMKNEVGSKAVYEDIKALKTVGIISENRMKKVVEMAAPYGVVAAIIPTTNPTSTAIFKVLIALKTRNAIVVSPHPYAVGCTKAALEVCEEAAVKAGAPPGLIQCLTQKSMEATQSLMTHPNTHVILATGGGGLVKAAYSSGKPAYGVGPGNVPVYVEKSAKLDKALKQIVDSKSFDYGTICATEQALIVDGAIYDKTLDKLQKLGAYLLNDVEKAKMEKVISPEVGKVNPKIVGRSPQTIAQMAGITIPTNTKIIIGIETKVGKDVPFSLEKLSPILALYKVQSSDEAKSLCLQLLNLGGRGHTLSIHTENDKLAKEFALDLPVSRIVVNTMATMGAVGGTTNLRPSFTLGCGTFGGNITSDNISAEHLMLTKRLSYGVREVSVPSAPVEQIEHFVKSTDTSAIDEALVAKIVEEVIKKLQ; encoded by the coding sequence ATGGTGATTCATTTGTTTGGCACAGAACAAGAAAATAACAGTAGTCCACAGCAAGAAGTCGATGCAAAAGTCCAACTCGCATTGGAAGCACAAAAAATTTATGAAACGTATAGTCAGCAGCAAGTAGACCGAATCGTGAAGGCAATCGCGGATGCGACTTATGCAAAATCGCTGGAGTTGGCACAATTAGCTGTGCAGGAAACAGGCATGGGTGTTGTAGCACATAAAAAAATGAAAAACGAAGTCGGCTCAAAAGCAGTATATGAGGATATTAAAGCATTAAAAACGGTAGGAATTATTAGCGAGAATCGTATGAAAAAAGTGGTGGAAATGGCTGCACCATACGGAGTTGTCGCAGCCATTATTCCAACAACTAACCCTACATCAACGGCTATTTTTAAAGTGCTTATTGCGTTAAAAACTCGTAATGCCATTGTTGTAAGTCCCCATCCGTATGCAGTTGGGTGTACGAAAGCGGCGTTGGAAGTATGTGAGGAAGCCGCGGTAAAAGCCGGTGCACCACCGGGACTGATTCAGTGCTTAACGCAAAAGTCGATGGAGGCAACACAAAGCCTTATGACGCATCCAAACACGCATGTCATTTTAGCAACGGGTGGCGGTGGGCTCGTGAAAGCAGCCTATAGCTCTGGCAAGCCTGCCTATGGTGTAGGGCCAGGGAATGTGCCGGTATATGTCGAGAAGTCGGCCAAGCTCGATAAGGCACTAAAGCAAATTGTTGATAGTAAAAGCTTTGATTACGGAACGATTTGTGCGACCGAGCAAGCACTTATTGTGGACGGGGCAATTTACGATAAAACGCTCGATAAGCTTCAAAAACTAGGTGCGTATCTGTTAAATGATGTTGAAAAAGCAAAAATGGAGAAGGTTATCTCACCAGAAGTCGGCAAGGTCAATCCAAAAATTGTGGGGCGTTCTCCACAAACAATTGCGCAAATGGCAGGCATTACTATACCTACAAACACGAAAATCATCATTGGAATCGAAACGAAGGTCGGAAAAGACGTGCCGTTTTCATTAGAGAAGCTGTCGCCGATACTTGCGCTTTACAAGGTGCAGTCGAGTGACGAGGCAAAGTCGCTATGCTTACAGTTACTAAACTTAGGTGGTCGTGGGCATACGCTTTCGATTCATACAGAAAATGATAAACTCGCAAAAGAATTTGCACTTGATTTACCCGTTTCACGCATCGTCGTCAATACGATGGCAACGATGGGTGCAGTAGGTGGAACGACGAATTTACGACCATCGTTTACGCTAGGCTGCGGGACGTTTGGTGGCAATATTACATCTGATAATATTTCGGCCGAGCATTTAATGCTCACAAAGCGATTGAGCTATGGGGTTAGAGAAGTAAGTGTCCCAAGCGCGCCGGTTGAACAGATTGAGCACTTTGTGAAATCAACTGATACGAGTGCCATTGATGAGGCACTTGTTGCAAAAATTGTCGAAGAAGTAATAAAAAAATTACAGTAA
- a CDS encoding BMC domain-containing protein gives MNREGTALGMVETKGLVGAIEAADAMVKAASVNLVGKVHVGGGIVTVLVRGDVGAVKAATDAGAAAAERVGDLLSVHVIPRPHNELELILPKLEQ, from the coding sequence ATGAATCGAGAAGGTACAGCATTAGGGATGGTAGAAACAAAAGGGTTAGTAGGTGCAATTGAAGCGGCAGATGCAATGGTAAAGGCGGCAAGCGTGAATCTAGTAGGAAAAGTGCATGTAGGTGGCGGGATTGTAACGGTGTTAGTGCGTGGGGATGTAGGTGCTGTGAAGGCGGCAACGGATGCTGGTGCAGCAGCGGCGGAGCGAGTTGGCGATTTATTGTCTGTTCACGTAATTCCACGTCCGCATAATGAATTAGAATTAATTTTACCGAAGCTAGAGCAATAA
- the eutC gene encoding ethanolamine ammonia-lyase subunit EutC, with amino-acid sequence MDIEQIVETVLAKIQQQGRLPTESQQTMQFNEPASSVDEPLNAQIIAHARAITPARIGIGHTGTRMKTAHYLHFRVDHAAAQDAVYQEVDEALLQRLQLPILHSNAKDLKQYLMDLQAGRTLAETSTSWVKQHLKKHIDVQIIISNGLSSAAIEANIESILPALLQGLQLKNITMNPPVYVKRARVWIQDEVAKLVDCKLAIILIGERPGLNTAESMSAYLIYRPTDKTVEADRTVISNIHEAGLAPVEAGAYLSEIMAQMLQLECTGVTFMRKKTAKN; translated from the coding sequence ATGGATATTGAACAAATTGTCGAGACCGTATTAGCCAAAATTCAACAACAGGGAAGATTGCCGACAGAATCACAGCAAACCATGCAATTTAATGAACCAGCTAGTTCGGTGGACGAACCTCTTAATGCGCAAATTATAGCGCATGCACGAGCGATTACCCCAGCACGAATTGGTATTGGTCATACAGGCACACGCATGAAAACAGCGCATTATCTCCATTTCCGAGTCGATCATGCAGCAGCACAGGATGCGGTGTATCAAGAGGTCGATGAAGCGCTATTACAGAGATTGCAATTGCCGATTTTACACAGCAACGCTAAGGATCTAAAGCAATATTTAATGGATTTACAAGCAGGTAGAACGCTAGCTGAAACTTCAACTTCATGGGTCAAGCAGCATTTAAAGAAGCATATCGACGTGCAAATTATCATTAGTAACGGGTTAAGCTCAGCGGCGATTGAAGCTAATATCGAAAGTATTTTGCCGGCGCTTTTACAAGGCTTGCAACTGAAAAATATTACGATGAATCCGCCTGTTTATGTCAAGCGGGCACGTGTGTGGATACAAGATGAAGTTGCGAAATTAGTAGATTGCAAGCTTGCGATTATTTTAATCGGGGAGCGACCTGGGTTAAATACAGCTGAATCGATGAGTGCTTATTTAATATATCGACCAACTGATAAAACGGTCGAAGCAGATCGAACTGTGATTTCCAACATTCACGAAGCGGGATTAGCGCCTGTTGAAGCAGGTGCTTATTTATCGGAAATAATGGCCCAAATGCTGCAACTCGAATGTACGGGCGTCACATTTATGCGTAAGAAAACTGCTAAGAATTAA
- a CDS encoding ethanolamine ammonia-lyase subunit EutB — protein sequence MNLSINLGGITYAFRDLKELFAKANEQKSGDELAGIAAETVQERIAAKAVMSDILLKDIRENPLIPYEEDEVSRLLDEDLNEPIYNEIQHWSVAELREYILRLDVTNTELRRMSKGLTSEMIAAVTKLMSNMDLVYAANKIEIITTCNSAIGQRGTLSSRLQPNHPTDNIDGIMASLKEGLAYGVGDAVIGINPVDDSVESVKRVLHATKEFMTEWQVPTQNCVLAHVTTQMKAIRQGAPADMVFQSIAGTEKANRAFGISIELLKEAQSLIKKQGTSAGPNQFYFETGQGSELSAEAHYDIDQLTLESRNYGFARHFNPFIVNTVVGFIGPEYLYDSKQVIRAGLEDHFMGKMHGLPMGVDICYTNHIKADQNDNENLGVLLAAAGVNFIIAAPMGDDVMLNYQSMSYHDVPTLQELFNKRPAPQFERWLEKMGITENGRFTSRAGDLTIFEK from the coding sequence ATGAATTTATCGATTAATTTAGGAGGCATCACGTACGCCTTTCGAGATTTAAAAGAGTTATTTGCGAAGGCGAACGAACAAAAATCAGGCGATGAATTAGCAGGCATTGCAGCGGAAACCGTACAAGAACGCATCGCTGCAAAAGCAGTAATGAGTGACATTTTACTAAAGGATATTCGTGAAAATCCACTGATTCCGTATGAAGAGGATGAGGTTTCACGTTTACTCGATGAGGATTTAAACGAGCCGATTTACAACGAAATTCAACATTGGTCCGTAGCTGAACTACGTGAGTATATTCTGCGTTTAGATGTAACAAATACCGAGCTTCGTCGCATGAGTAAAGGGCTAACATCGGAAATGATTGCGGCTGTAACAAAGCTAATGAGCAATATGGATTTAGTGTATGCGGCTAATAAAATTGAAATCATCACCACTTGTAATAGTGCAATTGGTCAAAGGGGTACGTTGTCATCAAGGCTACAGCCGAACCATCCGACAGACAATATTGATGGCATTATGGCTTCTTTAAAAGAAGGGTTAGCGTATGGTGTAGGAGATGCGGTAATCGGCATTAATCCTGTTGATGATTCGGTTGAAAGTGTGAAGCGTGTGCTACATGCGACAAAGGAATTTATGACGGAATGGCAAGTGCCCACGCAAAACTGTGTACTGGCACATGTGACAACGCAAATGAAGGCCATTCGTCAAGGCGCTCCAGCAGATATGGTGTTTCAAAGCATTGCTGGTACAGAAAAAGCGAATCGCGCATTTGGTATTTCAATCGAGCTGTTAAAAGAAGCGCAAAGCTTAATTAAAAAGCAAGGTACATCGGCAGGACCGAATCAATTTTACTTTGAAACGGGACAAGGCTCTGAGTTATCAGCGGAAGCACATTATGATATTGATCAATTAACGCTTGAATCGAGAAACTACGGCTTTGCACGCCATTTTAATCCGTTTATCGTCAACACCGTTGTTGGTTTTATTGGGCCGGAGTATTTATATGATAGTAAGCAGGTGATTCGTGCGGGTTTAGAGGATCATTTTATGGGCAAAATGCACGGCCTGCCAATGGGTGTGGATATTTGTTATACGAATCATATAAAAGCCGACCAAAATGACAATGAAAATTTAGGGGTGCTACTCGCTGCAGCGGGTGTGAATTTTATTATTGCTGCACCAATGGGCGATGACGTCATGCTGAATTATCAGTCGATGAGCTATCATGATGTTCCGACACTGCAAGAACTGTTCAATAAAAGACCAGCACCACAATTTGAACGTTGGCTCGAAAAAATGGGTATTACGGAAAATGGCCGCTTCACAAGTCGCGCAGGCGATTTAACGATTTTCGAAAAGTAG
- a CDS encoding EutP/PduV family microcompartment system protein, whose translation MMNKVMIIGAIGAGKSTLTKALLNKELNAVKTQALNYEEWIVDTPGEYLENPLFYKNIMATSLEVSHLIYLQDATRQLSNFPPFFGTGMAKLPIGVVTKCDVENANIEQAIYWLKQVIGQAPIVITSAVEQIGTEHIRQLVGCNSVQEMRDYVERANDPQCFFA comes from the coding sequence ATGATGAATAAAGTGATGATAATTGGAGCTATTGGAGCAGGGAAATCAACCTTAACAAAAGCATTGCTTAATAAAGAACTAAATGCAGTAAAAACACAGGCACTGAATTATGAAGAGTGGATTGTAGATACGCCAGGTGAATATTTAGAAAATCCTTTGTTTTATAAAAATATTATGGCTACATCTCTAGAAGTTTCGCATTTAATTTATTTACAAGATGCGACGCGCCAATTATCAAATTTCCCGCCATTTTTTGGAACAGGTATGGCAAAGCTACCGATTGGTGTCGTCACAAAGTGTGATGTGGAGAATGCCAATATCGAGCAGGCTATTTACTGGTTAAAACAAGTCATTGGGCAAGCACCGATTGTCATTACATCCGCAGTGGAGCAGATTGGTACCGAGCATATTCGCCAGCTTGTCGGCTGTAACAGTGTGCAGGAAATGCGGGATTATGTAGAACGTGCCAATGATCCACAATGTTTTTTTGCATAG
- a CDS encoding phosphate propanoyltransferase, protein MTYQLFSIPIAVSARHVHLTEEHIATLFGADVTLTFDFNLSQPGQFAATERVSLKGPKGQINEVRVLGPARANSQVEISKTDSFLLGVAPPIRQSGDIENSEAITIVGPCGEVSLTQGLIIAKAHIHMHDDEATQFQVSDGDLVDVIVESERPITFHQVVIRVSPHFKLEMHIDTDEGNASNLSRGYGVIHKLERGELYG, encoded by the coding sequence ATGACCTATCAACTCTTTTCAATTCCAATCGCTGTGTCAGCCCGACATGTTCATCTCACGGAAGAACATATTGCGACGCTTTTTGGGGCAGATGTAACGTTAACGTTTGATTTTAATTTATCACAGCCGGGGCAATTTGCGGCGACCGAGCGCGTATCTCTCAAAGGACCAAAAGGACAAATTAACGAAGTACGCGTTTTAGGTCCAGCACGCGCGAACTCTCAGGTAGAAATTAGTAAAACCGATAGCTTTTTACTTGGAGTTGCCCCGCCGATTCGGCAATCAGGTGATATCGAAAATAGTGAGGCCATTACGATTGTTGGGCCATGTGGGGAAGTGTCGCTTACGCAAGGGTTGATTATCGCGAAGGCACATATTCATATGCATGACGATGAGGCGACCCAGTTTCAAGTAAGTGATGGGGATCTGGTAGATGTGATCGTTGAATCGGAGCGTCCGATTACGTTTCATCAAGTCGTCATTCGTGTATCTCCCCATTTTAAACTCGAAATGCATATAGATACCGATGAAGGAAATGCCAGTAATTTAAGCCGTGGCTACGGGGTGATTCATAAGCTAGAGCGAGGTGAATTGTATGGATGA
- the eutL gene encoding ethanolamine utilization microcompartment protein EutL, giving the protein MADILAMQIIPRVNTQLAKELQLADWQQSVGIVTLTIDDVGYTAIDEATKKADVEVVYAKSFYAGAAHASGPLSGEMIGIVAGSSPDEIRSAFDAIEQKVAYDAYFEELAPGHAIYAHTVSSCGSYLAQTADVPVGSALAYVIAPPLEAIVGLDAALKAADVELKVFFGPPSETNFGGGLLSGSQSSCKAATDAFRAAIERIIENPIDAS; this is encoded by the coding sequence ATGGCCGATATTTTGGCGATGCAAATTATTCCACGCGTCAATACGCAGTTGGCCAAGGAACTGCAATTAGCGGATTGGCAGCAAAGCGTAGGCATTGTGACCTTGACCATTGATGACGTTGGCTATACCGCAATCGATGAAGCGACAAAAAAGGCCGATGTCGAAGTTGTCTATGCGAAAAGCTTTTATGCTGGCGCCGCGCATGCATCGGGTCCATTATCTGGTGAAATGATCGGGATTGTCGCAGGTTCGTCACCTGATGAAATTCGAAGCGCGTTTGATGCGATTGAACAAAAGGTTGCGTATGATGCCTATTTTGAAGAGCTCGCACCGGGACATGCGATTTATGCACATACCGTTTCAAGCTGTGGTAGCTATTTAGCTCAAACGGCGGATGTTCCTGTAGGTTCGGCATTAGCGTATGTGATCGCGCCACCACTTGAGGCAATCGTTGGACTGGATGCGGCATTAAAGGCAGCGGATGTGGAGTTAAAAGTATTTTTCGGTCCACCTTCTGAAACGAACTTCGGTGGGGGTTTGTTAAGTGGGAGTCAATCATCTTGTAAAGCAGCTACTGATGCATTTCGCGCGGCAATCGAACGCATTATCGAAAATCCGATTGATGCATCATAA
- the eutH gene encoding ethanolamine utilization protein EutH yields the protein MELIGVVIVYIIMACAVAGAFAAIRDADNGLGKEFMSGLHAVGHIFVPAAGIMASIPYLTIFIEKVVSPMFHKIGADPAIAATTILASDMGGYQLANALKDSHEGLIMALIVGFMAGATIVFSIPMGLAMLDKRDHKYMALGIMAGVLTIPIGAFISAIMVSLFDTKVREIIDTSSEPTYMFSISVLQILINLAPLFVFVILIALGLKFLPNMMIAGFMIFGRVLDAGIKLVLVFSIVEIFTGLFSTIFGSWGFDPIMADEADQFRALETAGYIGIMLAGAFPMVYLIRKYFAKPLESAGGKLGLSAVGSAGLLATIANILAMFTLVRDMPPKDKVINIAFGVCAAFLLGDHLSFTANFQPTIILAVIVGKLVAGILAIWLAYKLSVPTALKLEKEDREAGIIKPDEYKEA from the coding sequence ATGGAGTTAATTGGCGTTGTGATTGTTTATATTATTATGGCTTGTGCAGTTGCAGGTGCGTTTGCAGCAATTCGGGATGCAGACAATGGGCTCGGCAAAGAGTTTATGAGTGGTTTACACGCGGTAGGCCATATTTTCGTACCTGCTGCTGGGATTATGGCATCGATTCCCTATTTAACGATTTTCATTGAAAAAGTAGTTAGCCCGATGTTTCATAAAATTGGCGCGGACCCGGCAATTGCGGCTACGACGATTTTAGCGTCTGACATGGGAGGGTATCAGCTCGCAAATGCGTTAAAGGATTCCCATGAAGGCTTAATTATGGCGTTAATTGTAGGCTTTATGGCGGGTGCAACAATTGTATTCTCGATTCCAATGGGACTGGCAATGCTTGATAAGCGCGATCATAAATACATGGCGCTTGGTATTATGGCCGGGGTATTAACGATTCCGATTGGTGCGTTTATTTCAGCAATTATGGTGTCACTATTTGATACGAAAGTTCGTGAAATTATTGATACTTCCAGTGAACCAACGTATATGTTTAGCATATCCGTGCTGCAAATACTCATCAATTTAGCACCACTTTTTGTTTTTGTTATTTTAATCGCACTTGGCTTAAAATTCCTTCCGAATATGATGATTGCAGGATTTATGATTTTCGGTCGCGTATTAGATGCCGGCATTAAGCTTGTATTAGTGTTCTCGATTGTAGAAATTTTCACGGGCCTTTTTTCAACGATTTTCGGTAGCTGGGGCTTTGATCCGATTATGGCGGATGAGGCAGATCAATTCCGAGCGCTTGAAACGGCTGGTTATATTGGGATTATGCTTGCTGGAGCGTTTCCGATGGTGTATTTAATTCGTAAATACTTTGCAAAACCATTAGAATCTGCGGGTGGTAAATTAGGTTTATCGGCAGTGGGAAGCGCGGGGTTACTTGCGACAATCGCCAATATTTTAGCGATGTTCACACTTGTCCGTGATATGCCGCCAAAAGATAAAGTTATTAATATTGCATTTGGCGTATGTGCGGCGTTTTTACTCGGGGACCATTTATCATTTACGGCAAACTTCCAGCCAACGATTATTCTAGCGGTAATTGTTGGGAAATTAGTCGCGGGGATTCTTGCAATTTGGTTAGCGTATAAGCTATCCGTTCCAACTGCGTTGAAGCTAGAAAAAGAGGATCGTGAAGCCGGCATAATTAAACCGGATGAATATAAAGAAGCATAA
- the eutC gene encoding ethanolamine ammonia-lyase subunit EutC encodes MDKALVEMITKLVTERLQQEHSDLKQPKAVEIPSSNEPFIELFQQRKPSSTQVVSTSQKAQNAKVFAETVDDKFAHARSKTPARVGVGLTGPRPLTNTMLKFRFDHAAAVDAVYGEVEQGLLEKLKLFTIDTKALDDKETYILRPDLGRKLTDAAKETLLQKCEKNAQVQIIVSNGLSASAINANLENVLLSLQQSLASLNLKMGTPFYIEQGRVGLMDDIGEVLQPEVVVYLIGERPGLVSAESMSAYLCYKPRKETIESDRTVVSNIHKGGIPPAEAGAYLGNLIQKILKYEASGVTLVQREE; translated from the coding sequence GTGGATAAGGCATTAGTGGAAATGATTACAAAATTAGTGACCGAACGCTTACAGCAGGAGCACAGTGATTTGAAGCAACCAAAAGCAGTTGAAATTCCAAGTTCGAATGAGCCATTTATTGAGCTTTTTCAGCAAAGAAAACCGAGTAGTACACAAGTGGTTAGTACGTCTCAAAAAGCGCAAAACGCCAAAGTGTTTGCAGAAACAGTTGATGACAAGTTTGCGCATGCTCGTTCGAAAACACCGGCACGAGTTGGCGTGGGACTCACGGGGCCAAGACCTTTGACCAATACCATGCTAAAGTTCCGCTTTGATCATGCAGCTGCAGTCGATGCGGTTTACGGGGAAGTGGAGCAAGGCTTACTTGAAAAATTGAAGCTGTTTACAATTGACACAAAGGCGCTTGATGACAAGGAAACGTACATTTTACGACCGGATTTAGGACGTAAATTAACGGATGCAGCGAAGGAAACATTGCTACAAAAATGTGAGAAAAACGCGCAAGTACAAATCATCGTTTCCAATGGCCTAAGTGCGAGTGCAATCAATGCTAATTTAGAAAATGTGCTTTTATCATTACAGCAAAGCTTAGCAAGTTTAAATTTGAAAATGGGGACACCGTTTTATATCGAACAAGGACGCGTTGGTTTAATGGATGATATCGGTGAAGTATTACAGCCGGAAGTGGTTGTCTACTTGATTGGCGAGCGCCCAGGCTTAGTATCGGCAGAATCAATGAGTGCGTATTTGTGCTATAAGCCGCGTAAAGAGACGATTGAATCAGACCGTACCGTCGTCTCCAATATTCATAAAGGCGGGATTCCACCTGCAGAAGCTGGGGCGTATCTCGGGAATTTAATTCAGAAAATTTTGAAATACGAAGCAAGTGGTGTAACGCTCGTGCAAAGAGAGGAATAG
- a CDS encoding ethanolamine ammonia-lyase reactivating factor EutA translates to MAAKTQTLLSAGIDIGTSTTKIVISRLTMQNTAGQTHVPRIEIVDKEVVYKSPIFRTPLRDDVTIDVQKVEQIVFEQYKLANVTPKQIETGVVLITGETATKKNAREVIHFLSDAAGDFLVATAGPDLESILAAKGSGAIAYSKNNAKVIANIDIGGGTTNIAVVKHGEVIGTVTLHVGGRLIEYQQHKVTQIAPSIQRLLQKHTMRYERGQKRDEQIERYVIEQMVISLCAVLQAEQKSERIPLLLGHVPNWQEPVQAIMFSGGVAQCMYPTTDASCNTGTFDDLGQKIAEALQQSEELKRYEWLPPNETVRATVTGAGSQSTDVSGATIELDENVLPLKNVPVVTCDLQKQTTGMTEVVKTTIQQAMRLFDSEQSGEPFALYLKNIPYFNFTDIQQLAKMIVGNWPENNALIVVILEADYAKVLGQSMVQLKGQKQLVCIDQVDVRTGDYIDIGRMMQAGVVPVVVKTLAFHQA, encoded by the coding sequence ATGGCAGCGAAAACACAAACATTACTCAGTGCAGGTATTGATATCGGTACGAGCACAACGAAAATCGTCATTAGCCGTTTAACGATGCAAAATACAGCAGGTCAAACCCATGTGCCACGCATAGAAATTGTGGATAAAGAGGTGGTTTATAAAAGCCCGATTTTTCGCACACCCCTACGCGATGATGTCACGATTGACGTCCAAAAGGTAGAGCAAATCGTATTTGAGCAATACAAATTAGCGAATGTGACGCCTAAGCAAATTGAAACTGGGGTTGTTCTCATTACAGGGGAAACGGCAACAAAGAAAAATGCGCGGGAAGTTATTCATTTTTTATCCGATGCAGCGGGTGATTTTTTAGTCGCAACGGCCGGTCCGGATTTAGAAAGTATTTTAGCAGCAAAAGGATCCGGAGCAATTGCGTATTCAAAAAATAATGCAAAGGTTATCGCCAATATTGATATCGGTGGTGGCACAACGAATATTGCGGTAGTAAAGCACGGGGAAGTGATTGGTACCGTGACGCTGCATGTAGGCGGTAGATTAATAGAATACCAGCAACATAAAGTCACTCAAATCGCACCGTCAATCCAGCGTTTACTGCAAAAGCATACGATGCGTTACGAACGAGGACAGAAACGAGATGAACAAATCGAACGTTACGTCATTGAGCAAATGGTGATAAGTCTTTGTGCAGTACTTCAAGCAGAGCAGAAAAGCGAGCGCATCCCGTTATTGCTTGGGCATGTTCCAAACTGGCAGGAGCCCGTACAAGCGATTATGTTTTCAGGCGGCGTAGCCCAATGTATGTATCCGACAACAGACGCGAGCTGTAATACGGGAACGTTTGATGATCTCGGTCAAAAAATCGCGGAAGCCCTGCAGCAAAGTGAAGAATTGAAGCGGTATGAATGGCTGCCACCAAATGAAACGGTGCGTGCTACTGTTACTGGCGCTGGGTCACAGTCAACAGATGTAAGCGGGGCAACGATTGAACTAGACGAAAACGTACTACCGTTAAAAAATGTACCGGTTGTAACCTGTGATTTGCAGAAGCAAACGACCGGCATGACTGAAGTAGTGAAAACAACGATCCAACAGGCAATGCGGTTATTTGATAGTGAACAGAGCGGTGAACCGTTTGCGCTGTATTTAAAAAATATCCCGTATTTTAATTTTACAGATATCCAGCAACTTGCAAAAATGATTGTCGGGAATTGGCCTGAAAATAATGCGCTCATTGTCGTCATTCTAGAAGCTGATTATGCCAAAGTACTTGGGCAAAGCATGGTGCAGTTGAAGGGGCAAAAACAGCTCGTTTGCATTGATCAAGTAGATGTACGGACCGGTGATTATATCGACATCGGGCGTATGATGCAGGCGGGCGTTGTACCTGTTGTTGTAAAAACATTAGCATTTCATCAAGCATGA
- a CDS encoding BMC domain-containing protein: MAEEKKRFIQEFVPGKQLTLSHLIANPDNDMLQKLGIQEVGALGILTCTPSETVIIAADLATKASHVRIGFLDRFTGSLVLVGSVSEVEMALIAINDFLERKLGYTPANITKS; this comes from the coding sequence ATGGCGGAGGAAAAAAAGCGCTTTATACAGGAGTTTGTACCGGGAAAGCAGTTAACACTTAGTCATTTGATTGCTAACCCGGATAACGATATGTTGCAAAAACTTGGCATCCAAGAGGTAGGTGCACTGGGGATTTTAACGTGCACACCAAGTGAAACCGTTATTATTGCAGCAGATTTAGCCACGAAAGCATCGCATGTACGCATCGGCTTTTTAGACCGCTTTACAGGAAGCCTCGTGCTTGTTGGGAGTGTGTCTGAAGTAGAAATGGCGCTCATTGCCATTAACGACTTTTTAGAGCGCAAACTAGGCTATACGCCAGCGAACATTACGAAATCGTAG